A single genomic interval of Bacillus smithii harbors:
- the topA gene encoding type I DNA topoisomerase, with protein MSDYLVIVESPAKAKTIEKYLGKKYKVKASMGHVRDLPKSQMGVDIKNRFEPKYITIRGKGAILKELKSAAKKAKKVYLAADPDREGEAIAWHLAHSLNLDIDSDCRVVFNEITKDAIKESFKHPRPINMDLVDAQQARRVLDRLVGYKISPLLWKKVKKGLSAGRVQSVALRLIIDREKEIQNFKPEEYWTIEAVFRKNSDRFQASFYGIDGKKQDVKSEEQVKEILAKLNGEEFTVDSVTKKERKRNPAPPFTTSSLQQEAARKLNFRAKKTMMIAQQLYEGIDLGKEGTVGLITYMRTDSTRISEVAQKESLQYIEEHFGKNYTPTEKRKERKQTNAQDAHEAIRPTSTFREPAKIKEYLTRDQFKLYKLIWERFVASQMAPAIMDTISVDLLQNGVMFRANGSKIKFPGFMKVYVEGTDDNKEEKENWLPDLQKGDRVNSEKIEPVQHFTQPPPRYTEARLVKTLEELGIGRPSTYAPTLDTIQKRGYVSLDNKRFVPTELGEIVYELLLEFFSEIVDVEFTANMEKELDEIEEGKVEWIKVIDDFYKGFEKHLDKAEQEMEKVEIKDEYAGEDCERCGSPMVFKMGRYGKFMACSNFPECRNTKPIVKEIGVKCPKCHKGNIIERKSKKSRIFYGCDRYPECDFLSWDKPIDRKCPKCEGLLVEKKLKKGVQVQCTQCEYKEQPQQ; from the coding sequence ATGTCAGATTATCTCGTAATAGTGGAATCCCCAGCAAAAGCAAAAACCATTGAAAAATATTTGGGGAAAAAATATAAAGTGAAGGCTTCCATGGGGCATGTCCGCGATTTGCCTAAAAGCCAAATGGGAGTTGATATAAAAAATCGTTTTGAACCAAAATATATTACTATTCGCGGAAAAGGCGCCATCTTAAAAGAGCTGAAATCAGCAGCCAAAAAGGCGAAAAAAGTTTATCTTGCCGCCGACCCGGACCGTGAAGGAGAAGCCATTGCATGGCATCTGGCTCACAGCTTAAACCTTGATATAGACTCTGATTGCCGTGTAGTTTTTAATGAAATCACAAAAGATGCCATTAAAGAATCTTTCAAACATCCACGGCCGATCAATATGGATTTGGTCGATGCCCAGCAGGCGCGCAGGGTGCTGGATCGTCTCGTAGGGTATAAAATAAGCCCGCTGCTTTGGAAGAAAGTAAAAAAAGGATTGAGCGCAGGCCGAGTTCAATCGGTTGCACTTCGGCTTATCATCGATCGAGAAAAAGAAATTCAGAATTTTAAGCCGGAGGAATATTGGACGATCGAAGCAGTCTTTCGAAAAAATAGCGATCGTTTTCAAGCTTCGTTTTACGGGATCGATGGAAAAAAACAGGATGTGAAATCAGAGGAGCAAGTAAAGGAAATTTTAGCCAAACTTAACGGAGAAGAATTCACGGTTGATAGCGTTACGAAAAAAGAACGAAAACGAAACCCTGCTCCGCCTTTTACCACATCTTCTTTACAGCAAGAAGCTGCCAGAAAGCTTAATTTCCGTGCGAAGAAAACAATGATGATCGCCCAGCAGCTTTATGAAGGGATTGATCTGGGAAAAGAAGGCACGGTCGGTTTGATTACGTACATGAGAACCGATTCGACACGTATATCGGAAGTGGCTCAGAAAGAATCTTTACAGTATATAGAAGAACATTTTGGAAAAAACTATACTCCAACGGAAAAGCGAAAAGAAAGAAAGCAAACAAATGCCCAAGATGCCCATGAAGCGATTCGGCCTACCAGCACATTTAGAGAGCCGGCGAAAATAAAAGAATATTTAACCAGAGATCAATTTAAACTGTATAAACTGATTTGGGAGCGTTTTGTAGCTAGTCAAATGGCTCCTGCGATCATGGATACCATCAGTGTGGATCTTCTGCAAAATGGGGTCATGTTTCGGGCAAATGGTTCGAAAATAAAATTTCCGGGATTTATGAAAGTTTATGTGGAAGGAACGGACGATAACAAAGAAGAAAAGGAAAATTGGTTGCCTGATTTACAAAAAGGTGATAGAGTAAATTCGGAAAAAATTGAACCTGTACAGCATTTTACACAACCACCGCCAAGATATACGGAAGCTCGTTTAGTGAAAACGCTGGAGGAGCTTGGAATTGGACGGCCATCCACCTATGCTCCTACTCTTGATACGATACAAAAACGAGGCTATGTGTCTTTAGATAATAAACGCTTTGTTCCCACAGAGCTTGGCGAAATTGTCTATGAATTATTGCTTGAGTTTTTCTCGGAAATTGTAGATGTGGAATTTACGGCCAATATGGAAAAGGAATTGGATGAAATCGAAGAAGGAAAAGTAGAGTGGATCAAAGTCATAGATGATTTTTACAAAGGCTTTGAAAAACATTTGGATAAAGCAGAACAAGAAATGGAAAAAGTAGAAATAAAAGATGAGTATGCCGGGGAAGATTGCGAACGATGCGGAAGCCCGATGGTATTTAAAATGGGCAGATACGGAAAGTTTATGGCCTGCAGCAATTTTCCGGAATGCCGAAACACTAAGCCGATAGTGAAAGAAATCGGAGTGAAATGCCCGAAATGCCATAAAGGAAATATAATAGAAAGAAAAAGCAAAAAAAGCCGGATTTTTTACGGCTGCGACCGTTATCCGGAATGCGATTTTCTTTCATGGGATAAACCGATTGATCGTAAATGCCCGAAATGCGAAGGACTGTTAGTAGAAAAAAAATTAAAAAAAGGCGTGCAAGTTCAATGTACACAGTGTGAATATAAAGAACAACCGCAACAATAA
- the trmFO gene encoding FADH(2)-oxidizing methylenetetrahydrofolate--tRNA-(uracil(54)-C(5))-methyltransferase TrmFO — protein MTQTVNVVGAGLAGSEAAFQIAERGLKVNLYEMRPVKQTPAHHTDKFAELVCSNSLRANTLTNAVGVLKEEMRALNSVIIRSADDCQVPAGGALAVDRHEFAANVTERVKNHSNVTVFTEEVTEIPEGITVIATGPLTSPSLSEKLKELTGEDYLYFYDAAAPIIEKESIDMDKVYLKSRYDKGEAAYLNCPMTEEEFNRFYEALLAAETVPLREFEEEKYFEGCMPVEVMARRGKKTLLFGPLKPVGLEDPRTNKRPFAVVQLRQDDAAGTLYNIVGFQTHMKWGPQKEVIRLIPGLENAEIVRYGVMHRNTFINSPKVLKATYQFRKRDTLFFAGQMTGVEGYVESAASGLVAGLNAARLAKGLDPVEFPAVTAIGSMAHYITTANPDHFQPMNANFGLFPVLPKKIRDKKERNMEYARRALETIHNFVKSL, from the coding sequence ATGACACAAACAGTAAATGTAGTAGGAGCCGGTCTTGCCGGAAGCGAAGCCGCGTTCCAAATCGCAGAACGGGGATTAAAGGTCAATCTTTATGAAATGAGGCCGGTCAAACAAACACCGGCTCATCATACCGATAAATTTGCGGAACTGGTATGTTCCAACTCTTTGCGGGCCAATACGCTTACCAATGCGGTAGGCGTACTAAAAGAAGAAATGAGGGCACTCAATTCCGTTATCATTCGTTCTGCTGATGATTGCCAGGTACCTGCAGGCGGAGCGCTTGCGGTTGACCGCCATGAATTTGCGGCCAACGTGACAGAACGAGTCAAAAACCACTCGAACGTGACAGTTTTTACGGAAGAAGTGACTGAAATACCAGAAGGCATCACGGTTATTGCGACCGGTCCTCTGACCAGCCCCTCGTTGTCAGAAAAATTAAAAGAGCTGACTGGCGAAGATTATCTTTATTTTTATGATGCCGCGGCGCCGATCATTGAGAAAGAAAGCATCGATATGGACAAAGTATATTTAAAATCGCGCTATGATAAAGGGGAAGCGGCCTACTTAAACTGTCCGATGACGGAAGAAGAATTTAATCGTTTTTACGAAGCGCTTTTGGCGGCGGAAACCGTTCCTCTCAGAGAGTTTGAAGAAGAAAAATATTTTGAAGGCTGCATGCCGGTGGAAGTGATGGCGCGAAGAGGGAAAAAGACGCTGCTGTTTGGACCTTTAAAACCAGTTGGATTGGAAGATCCTCGAACGAATAAACGCCCGTTTGCCGTTGTGCAATTGAGACAGGATGATGCTGCTGGAACATTGTATAATATTGTTGGATTCCAAACTCATATGAAATGGGGACCGCAAAAAGAAGTCATCCGTTTGATTCCTGGATTAGAAAATGCGGAAATTGTCCGCTATGGTGTGATGCATCGAAATACATTTATTAATTCTCCGAAGGTGTTAAAAGCGACCTATCAATTTCGTAAACGGGACACTCTATTTTTTGCGGGACAAATGACGGGGGTCGAAGGTTATGTAGAATCAGCTGCCAGCGGATTAGTGGCAGGATTAAACGCTGCAAGACTGGCGAAAGGCTTAGACCCTGTGGAATTTCCTGCTGTTACGGCGATTGGCAGTATGGCACATTATATTACGACTGCTAATCCGGACCATTTTCAACCGATGAATGCGAACTTTGGATTGTTTCCTGTACTTCCGAAGAAAATTCGTGATAAAAAAGAAAGAAATATGGAATACGCACGCCGAGCATTAGAAACAATTCATAACTTTGTGAAAAGTTTGTAG
- the xerC gene encoding tyrosine recombinase XerC, with amino-acid sequence MEDELKFFLQYLQIEKNYSEYTIDNYRRDIEQFYKFMIEQSIKKVEDVEYIDARLFLTKLYEEQMARTTVSRKISSLRSFYRFLERENKITGNPFLLVSQPKKGKRLPDFFYDEEMQALFAACEGEEPLAIRNKALLELLYATGIRVSECANIQMNDIDFELCTLLVKGKGKKERYVPFGSFAEEAIKRYIQKSRSILIQKNDHQHSALFVNARGGPLTPRGIRHILNQIIKKASLSGKIHPHMLRHTFATHMLNNGADLRAVQELLGHSHLSSTQLYTHVTNEHLRKSYLNHHPRA; translated from the coding sequence ATGGAAGATGAGTTGAAGTTCTTTTTGCAGTATTTGCAAATAGAAAAAAACTACTCCGAATATACAATTGACAATTATCGCCGTGATATCGAGCAGTTTTATAAGTTCATGATTGAGCAAAGTATCAAAAAGGTCGAGGATGTGGAGTATATAGATGCCCGGCTTTTTTTGACGAAGTTATATGAAGAGCAAATGGCTAGAACGACCGTTTCTAGAAAAATATCCAGTTTAAGAAGTTTTTATCGCTTTTTAGAAAGAGAAAATAAGATTACTGGAAATCCATTTTTACTTGTGTCCCAGCCTAAAAAAGGAAAAAGGCTGCCTGACTTTTTTTATGATGAAGAAATGCAAGCTTTATTTGCTGCTTGTGAAGGCGAGGAACCCCTTGCCATCCGAAATAAAGCGTTGCTGGAACTATTATACGCCACCGGAATTCGCGTAAGCGAGTGTGCTAATATTCAAATGAATGATATTGATTTCGAATTGTGTACACTTTTAGTGAAAGGAAAGGGAAAAAAAGAAAGATATGTCCCTTTTGGCAGTTTTGCCGAAGAAGCCATCAAGCGTTACATACAAAAATCTAGAAGCATACTTATACAAAAAAATGACCATCAACATTCCGCCTTATTTGTGAATGCCCGCGGTGGACCATTAACGCCCAGGGGCATACGGCATATTTTAAATCAAATCATAAAAAAAGCATCATTGTCTGGAAAAATTCACCCTCATATGTTAAGGCACACCTTTGCAACGCATATGTTGAATAATGGGGCGGATTTGCGAGCGGTTCAGGAATTGTTGGGCCATTCTCATTTATCGTCTACTCAGTTGTACACACATGTGACGAATGAGCATTTGCGAAAGAGTTACTTAAATCATCATCCTCGGGCTTAG
- the hslV gene encoding ATP-dependent protease subunit HslV: protein MSNFHATTIFAIQHNGQCAMAGDGQVTFGEAVIMKHTARKVRKIFNGRVLAGFAGSVADAFTLFDMFEGKLQEYNGNLQRAAVELAKEWRSDKVLRKLEAMLIVMDQKDLLLISGTGEVIEPDDGVLAIGSGGNYALAAGRALKRFSGNELSAKEIARAALEIAGEICVYTNDHIIVEEL from the coding sequence GTGAGCAATTTTCATGCGACAACCATTTTTGCCATACAGCATAATGGTCAATGTGCAATGGCGGGGGATGGCCAAGTCACGTTTGGCGAAGCCGTAATCATGAAACACACGGCTCGAAAAGTCAGAAAAATTTTCAACGGACGTGTGCTTGCTGGTTTTGCCGGAAGCGTAGCGGATGCCTTTACTTTATTCGACATGTTTGAAGGAAAGCTTCAAGAGTATAATGGAAATCTGCAAAGGGCTGCTGTGGAGCTTGCCAAAGAATGGCGAAGCGATAAAGTGCTTCGAAAATTGGAGGCCATGTTGATTGTCATGGATCAAAAAGATCTTCTACTCATCTCTGGAACAGGGGAAGTCATTGAACCGGATGACGGTGTTTTGGCGATTGGTTCCGGAGGGAATTATGCACTGGCTGCAGGCCGTGCCTTAAAAAGATTTTCTGGAAATGAGCTTTCGGCGAAAGAAATTGCGAGAGCGGCTCTTGAAATTGCCGGTGAAATTTGCGTCTATACGAATGACCATATTATAGTGGAAGAGCTGTAA
- the hslU gene encoding HslU--HslV peptidase ATPase subunit has protein sequence MKKSALELTPKQIVDRLDQYIIGQKEAKKAVAVALRNRYRRSLLPDHVRDEIIPKNILMIGPTGVGKTEIARRIARIVGAPFVKVEATKFTEVGYVGRDVESMVRDLAEVSVRMVKEEKMLGVKERAEEAANRRLVELLVPGKNNSHHYKNPFEMIFGSSTEMESNQAGDTDNDQNIHEKRKRIAERLAKGELEDELVTIEIEEQQPSMFDLLQGSGIEQMGQNFQEALGSLMPKKKKKRKMPVKEARKVLTNEEAQKLIDMDEVVQEAIYRAEQTGIIFIDEIDKIANKNGTSSSADVSREGVQRDILPIVEGSTVTTKYGSIKTDYILFIAAGAFHMAKPSDLIPELQGRFPIRVELQKLSVEDFQRILVEPDNALIKQYQALLETEGIKIEFSDDAIKRIAELAFKVNQNTDNIGARRLQTIMEKLLEDLSFEAPDINLETIQITPQYVDEKLAAISKDKDLSQFIL, from the coding sequence ATGAAAAAAAGCGCTCTGGAATTAACGCCAAAACAAATTGTCGATCGGCTTGATCAATATATCATCGGGCAAAAGGAAGCGAAGAAAGCAGTGGCGGTGGCACTGAGAAATCGATATCGCCGCAGTTTGCTTCCGGATCATGTTCGGGATGAAATTATTCCGAAAAATATTTTGATGATTGGACCGACAGGAGTCGGTAAAACGGAAATCGCTCGACGAATTGCCCGAATAGTCGGAGCTCCATTTGTCAAAGTAGAAGCGACAAAATTCACGGAAGTCGGATATGTGGGACGTGATGTTGAATCAATGGTCCGTGATCTGGCGGAAGTTTCGGTCCGTATGGTAAAAGAAGAAAAAATGCTGGGGGTAAAAGAACGTGCAGAAGAAGCGGCAAACAGGCGGCTTGTTGAACTGCTCGTTCCCGGCAAAAACAATTCCCATCACTATAAAAATCCTTTTGAAATGATATTCGGCAGCAGCACAGAAATGGAATCAAATCAAGCGGGCGACACGGATAATGATCAAAATATCCACGAAAAGCGCAAGAGAATTGCCGAAAGGTTGGCAAAAGGGGAATTGGAAGACGAACTGGTCACCATTGAAATTGAAGAACAACAACCTTCCATGTTCGACCTTCTGCAAGGGTCCGGAATTGAACAAATGGGGCAAAACTTCCAAGAGGCCCTTGGCAGCCTTATGCCAAAGAAAAAGAAAAAACGAAAAATGCCGGTGAAAGAAGCGCGGAAAGTACTCACCAATGAGGAAGCTCAAAAATTAATTGATATGGACGAAGTCGTTCAAGAAGCCATCTATCGTGCTGAACAGACTGGCATTATTTTCATCGATGAAATTGATAAAATCGCCAATAAAAATGGAACCTCTTCTTCTGCCGATGTATCGAGAGAAGGTGTTCAAAGAGATATTTTGCCAATCGTAGAAGGCTCGACTGTGACGACCAAATATGGTTCAATTAAAACGGATTATATTTTGTTCATTGCGGCGGGTGCTTTCCATATGGCAAAACCGTCTGATCTCATACCGGAACTTCAGGGCCGCTTTCCGATCAGGGTAGAACTGCAAAAGTTGTCTGTAGAAGATTTTCAACGCATTCTTGTTGAACCTGATAATGCTTTGATTAAACAATATCAAGCATTATTGGAAACGGAAGGTATAAAAATAGAATTTTCTGACGATGCTATAAAAAGAATCGCTGAACTTGCATTTAAGGTTAATCAAAATACTGATAATATTGGAGCCAGAAGACTTCAAACCATCATGGAAAAATTGTTGGAAGACTTATCCTTTGAAGCACCGGATATCAATTTGGAAACGATCCAAATCACTCCTCAATATGTGGATGAAAAATTAGCAGCTATTTCAAAGGATAAGGATTTAAGCCAGTTTATACTCTAG
- the codY gene encoding GTP-sensing pleiotropic transcriptional regulator CodY, with translation MDLLTKTRKINAMLQKAAGKPVNFKEMAITMAKVIGANVFVVSRRGKLLGFAVHQQIENERMKKMLEERRFPEEYTNNLFNIKETSPNLDIDSEYTAFPVENKDLFRNGLTTIVPIVGGGERLGTLILARLNEQFSDDDLILAEYGATVVGMEILREKTEEIEEEARSKAVVQMAISSLSYSELEAIEHIFEELDGKEGLLVASKIADRVGITRSVIVNALRKLESAGVIESRSLGMKGTYIKVLNDKFLVELEKLKSH, from the coding sequence ATGGATCTATTAACAAAAACTAGAAAAATTAATGCGATGCTACAAAAAGCTGCAGGAAAACCTGTGAATTTTAAAGAAATGGCGATCACGATGGCCAAAGTGATTGGAGCCAACGTGTTTGTGGTAAGCCGTCGAGGAAAATTGCTCGGATTTGCCGTTCATCAGCAAATTGAAAATGAGCGTATGAAAAAAATGCTGGAAGAACGCCGTTTTCCGGAAGAATATACGAATAATTTGTTCAACATTAAAGAAACTTCTCCAAACTTGGATATCGACAGTGAATATACTGCTTTTCCGGTTGAGAACAAAGACTTGTTCAGAAATGGCTTAACAACAATCGTGCCAATCGTGGGCGGAGGAGAGCGTCTTGGAACTCTCATACTTGCCCGCTTGAATGAACAATTTTCAGACGATGACTTGATCTTGGCGGAATATGGAGCTACTGTAGTCGGAATGGAAATTTTACGTGAAAAAACGGAAGAAATTGAAGAAGAAGCCCGTAGCAAAGCGGTTGTTCAAATGGCTATCAGTTCGCTCTCTTACAGTGAATTGGAAGCGATCGAACATATATTTGAGGAACTGGACGGCAAAGAAGGGCTGTTAGTGGCTTCGAAAATCGCTGACCGTGTCGGCATTACCCGTTCTGTTATTGTCAACGCCCTTCGCAAACTGGAAAGTGCCGGAGTGATCGAATCACGCTCTCTTGGAATGAAAGGTACTTATATTAAAGTATTAAACGATAAATTTTTAGTGGAACTTGAAAAATTAAAATCTCATTAA
- the flgB gene encoding flagellar basal body rod protein FlgB, giving the protein MDFFSNSITTLEQALNYSALKQKVIANNIANVDTPNYKAQDVSFQKLLESSKSNQLTAYRTDRRHFPFPNEDTLSSAIFSRPSSYNENGNSVDMDKEMSDLASNQIYYNAMAELISGKFSSLNTVIKGGK; this is encoded by the coding sequence ATGGATTTCTTTTCAAATTCAATCACAACGCTAGAACAGGCGCTAAACTATTCGGCATTAAAACAAAAGGTCATAGCCAATAATATCGCCAATGTTGACACGCCCAACTACAAAGCCCAGGATGTCAGTTTTCAAAAACTGCTGGAATCGTCCAAGTCCAACCAATTAACCGCCTATCGAACGGATCGGAGACATTTCCCGTTTCCAAACGAAGATACATTGTCTAGTGCCATTTTCAGCCGTCCATCATCCTATAACGAGAATGGAAATAGTGTCGATATGGATAAAGAAATGTCGGATCTTGCAAGTAATCAAATTTATTATAATGCGATGGCCGAGTTGATTAGTGGAAAATTTTCTTCCTTAAATACGGTTATTAAAGGTGGGAAATAG
- the flgC gene encoding flagellar basal body rod protein FlgC, protein MSIFQSLNISSSALTADRVRMDVISSNMANMDTTRAKMVNGHWEPYRRKTVVLEPQQTNFSSYMQAAINGGNAPTAGGGVKVTKIVEDQTTPFQLVYDPENPDANAAGYVQMPNVDPLREMVDLMSSTRSYEANVTVLNATKGMLMKALEIGK, encoded by the coding sequence ATGTCGATTTTTCAAAGCTTGAATATAAGCTCTTCCGCGTTAACTGCTGACAGAGTAAGAATGGACGTCATATCGTCTAATATGGCGAATATGGATACGACAAGGGCGAAAATGGTCAACGGACATTGGGAGCCTTATCGGAGAAAAACGGTTGTTTTGGAGCCGCAACAGACCAATTTTTCATCCTACATGCAGGCAGCGATAAATGGCGGCAATGCCCCCACTGCCGGCGGCGGCGTAAAAGTGACGAAAATTGTAGAAGACCAGACGACACCTTTTCAACTTGTTTATGATCCGGAAAATCCAGATGCCAATGCGGCCGGATACGTACAAATGCCCAATGTCGATCCTTTAAGAGAAATGGTGGATTTAATGTCATCAACCCGTTCGTATGAAGCAAATGTCACCGTACTGAATGCCACAAAGGGGATGTTAATGAAAGCTTTGGAAATCGGAAAATAA
- the fliE gene encoding flagellar hook-basal body complex protein FliE, which translates to MAIQSIGAVESVFKPSAPTLTKAADTNQQKDSSFRDILKNSINSLNDSQLQADQLSQKLALGDDVDLHEVMIASQKAQVALNLAVEVRNKAVEAYQEIMRMQV; encoded by the coding sequence ATGGCGATTCAATCAATAGGTGCGGTTGAGTCCGTTTTTAAGCCGTCCGCTCCTACACTCACAAAAGCTGCTGATACAAACCAGCAAAAAGACTCCAGTTTTCGTGATATATTAAAAAATTCCATAAACAGCTTGAATGACAGCCAATTGCAGGCCGACCAACTTAGCCAAAAACTGGCTCTCGGTGATGATGTAGATCTTCATGAAGTCATGATTGCTTCCCAAAAAGCACAAGTAGCGCTGAATTTAGCGGTAGAAGTTAGAAATAAAGCGGTCGAAGCTTACCAGGAAATCATGAGAATGCAAGTCTAA
- the fliF gene encoding flagellar basal-body MS-ring/collar protein FliF has product MNEKLKQYFANASNFWKSRSKKQKTIFLSSLALIVLLASVITFFATRTKMEPLYSNLSPEEVGSIKQDLDSRGVKYEITDGGTTIMVPSDSVDSLKVDLAAEGLPKTGQIDYSFFSQNAKFGMTDNEFNVLKLDAMQTELANLIKSIDGVKDAKVMINLPEKSVFVSDKNEEASASVVLQTEPGYQFDNKQIKALYHLVSKSVPNLPEDNIVIMNQNFEYYDLQNNDDTTGDEFAQQLNVRKQVERDIQQQVQTMLGTLMGQDKVVVSVTADIDFTKEKRDEKLVEPVDKENMKGIEISAQRISDTYTGTNAAQGGTPQSQNQADTVGSTYVQGQTGSGNSEHKEETINYEINRIHRQIVESPYKIRDLGIQVLVEPPKANDPASLPQSRVDDIKKILSTVVSTSIDKSTGTQLTDNDIQNKIAVSVQPFNGKIKFQDQKQPLLPWWAYLIGAILLLIIGLLVFFLIRSRMAREDELEEELLESELAAEKIQQEEEKNNEQLERRKQIEKMAKEKPEEFAKLIRTWLSEE; this is encoded by the coding sequence ATGAACGAAAAATTAAAACAGTATTTTGCCAATGCATCTAATTTCTGGAAAAGTCGTTCAAAGAAACAAAAAACGATTTTTCTAAGCAGCTTAGCGTTAATTGTGCTACTGGCGAGTGTTATCACCTTTTTTGCAACGCGAACGAAAATGGAGCCTTTGTACAGCAATTTATCGCCGGAAGAAGTCGGTTCAATCAAGCAAGATTTGGATTCCCGCGGCGTCAAGTATGAAATTACCGACGGGGGAACCACCATCATGGTGCCTTCAGATTCGGTGGATTCGCTGAAAGTGGACCTGGCGGCTGAAGGATTGCCTAAAACGGGGCAGATTGACTACAGCTTTTTTAGCCAAAATGCAAAATTCGGAATGACAGACAACGAATTCAACGTGTTGAAGTTGGATGCCATGCAAACCGAACTTGCGAACTTAATTAAAAGCATTGATGGTGTCAAAGATGCAAAAGTCATGATCAATCTTCCAGAAAAAAGTGTGTTTGTCAGTGATAAAAACGAAGAAGCATCAGCGTCTGTCGTTTTGCAAACCGAGCCGGGATATCAATTTGATAACAAGCAAATCAAAGCCCTTTATCATTTGGTTTCCAAAAGCGTTCCGAATTTGCCGGAAGATAATATTGTCATTATGAACCAAAATTTTGAGTACTATGATTTGCAAAATAATGACGATACAACCGGCGATGAGTTCGCACAGCAATTGAATGTGAGAAAGCAAGTGGAACGGGACATCCAACAGCAAGTCCAAACCATGCTCGGTACTTTGATGGGACAAGACAAAGTAGTCGTATCTGTTACGGCCGATATCGACTTTACAAAAGAAAAACGGGATGAAAAATTAGTAGAACCTGTTGATAAAGAAAATATGAAGGGAATTGAGATCAGCGCCCAACGAATATCCGATACATATACTGGGACAAACGCAGCTCAAGGAGGAACCCCTCAATCCCAAAACCAAGCGGATACAGTAGGATCCACTTATGTTCAAGGTCAAACCGGCAGCGGAAATTCCGAACATAAAGAAGAAACGATTAACTATGAGATCAACCGCATTCATAGACAAATTGTAGAAAGCCCTTATAAAATTCGCGATTTAGGTATTCAAGTGTTAGTTGAGCCGCCAAAAGCGAATGATCCGGCGTCTCTTCCGCAAAGCCGGGTGGACGACATAAAAAAAATATTGTCAACTGTTGTTAGCACGTCCATTGACAAGAGTACAGGAACACAGTTGACGGATAATGACATTCAAAACAAAATTGCCGTTTCTGTTCAACCGTTTAACGGCAAAATCAAGTTTCAGGATCAAAAGCAGCCGCTCCTTCCGTGGTGGGCTTATTTGATCGGAGCGATCTTATTATTAATCATTGGCTTGCTTGTTTTCTTCTTAATCCGTTCGCGGATGGCAAGAGAGGACGAATTAGAGGAAGAACTGTTGGAGTCTGAACTTGCAGCTGAAAAAATTCAACAAGAAGAAGAAAAAAATAATGAGCAATTGGAGCGCAGGAAGCAGATAGAAAAAATGGCGAAAGAAAAGCCAGAAGAGTTTGCAAAACTAATCAGAACTTGGTTGTCTGAGGAATAG